One window of the Canis aureus isolate CA01 chromosome 17, VMU_Caureus_v.1.0, whole genome shotgun sequence genome contains the following:
- the TSC22D1 gene encoding TSC22 domain family protein 1 isoform X4 translates to MHQPPESTAAAAAAAADISARKMAHPAMFPRRGSGGGGGGGGASALSAAGTGVGSSVTSSEDFPPPSLLQPPPPAASSTSGPQPPPPQSLNLLSQAQLQAQPLAPGGTQMKKKSGFQITSVTPAQISASISSNNSIAEDTESYDDLDESHTEDLSSSEILDVSLSRATDLGEPERSSSEETLNNFQEAETPGAVSPNQPHLPQPHLPHLPPQNVVINGNAHPHHLHHHHHIHHGHHLHHGHHHPSHAGVASPPIPGGPPSSPGSRKLSAPGSADSVAPAAPTSAVSSGGSPASVMTNIRAPSTTTGSIGISSVTGATTVNNVNITAVGTFNPSVTSSMLSNASINASNIPSAASASVGPGVSSGVNVNILSGMGNGSISSSAVVNSAPNAAAGMTVGSVSSQQQPPTVNTSRFRVVKLDSSSEPFKKGRWTCTEFYEKENAAPAAEGVAMNKVVETVKQNPEVTSERESTSGSSVSSSVSTLSHYTESVGSGEMGAPTVVVQQQQQQPTLQGMALQQMDFSSSGPQSISAVSIPQSISQSQITQVQLQSQELSYQKPGLQPVPLQATLSTATGIQPSPVNVVGVTSALGQQPSISSLAQPQLPYSQPAPPVQAPLPGAPPQQLQYGQQQPTVSAQMVPGHGKPVTQNPTSEYVQQQPPPPMLQTAVSSGQPSAASVGAGSTVIPTAQPQSIQLPVQPTAIQAQPAGASGQPVGQAQTAGSVVPTGGQIANIGQQANIATAVQQPSTQVTPSVIQQGAPPSSQIVSPAQTAIIHQGVQTSASSLPQQLVLAPQSTLLTVPPQPQGVESVAQVSQQLPAVSPLPSASSISVTNQVSSAGPSGMPSALTNLVPPQNIAQTPATQNGNLVQSVSQPPLIATNINLPLAQQIPLSSTQFSAQSLAQAIGSQIEDARRPAEPSLVGLPQTISGDSGGMSAVSDGSSSSLAASASLFPLKVLPLTTPLVDGEDESASLLPEVQGVILEPQIQPRPRRAFDVRGPLSPLNPWKQNIQLLERVGKDNKQVS, encoded by the coding sequence ATGCACCAGCCGCCCGAGTCCACcgccgcggcggccgcggccgctGCAGACATTAGCGCTAGGAAGATGGCGCACCCGGCGATGTTCCCTCGAaggggcagcggcggcggcggcggcggcggcggcgcctctGCGCTCAGCGCGGCAGGTACCGGCGTCGGTAGTAGTGTCACATCTTCCGAGGATTTTCCGCCTCCGTCGCTGCTCCAGCCGCCTCCCCCCGCCGCATCCTCCACGTCGGGGCCGCAGCCTCCGCCTCCACAAAGCCTGAACCTCCTCTCGCAGGCTCAGCTGCAGGCACAGCCCCTGGCGCCGGGCGGGActcagatgaaaaagaaaagtggctTCCAGATAACCAGCGTCACCCCGGCTCAGATCTCCGCCAGCATCAGCTCCAACAACAGCATCGCCGAGGACACGGAGAGCTACGACGACCTGGACGAGTCCCACACGGAGGATCTGTCTTCCTCCGAGATCCTCGATGTGTCACTTTCCAGGGCGACCGACTTGGGGGAGCCTGAGCGCAGCTCCTCAGAAGAGACTCTGAATAACTTCCAGGAAGCCGAGACACCTGGGGCAGTGTCTCCCAACCAGCCCCACCTCCCGCAGCCTCATCTGCCCCACCTTCCCCCCCAGAACGTTGTGATCAATGGGAACGCTCATCCTCaccacctccatcaccaccatcacatTCATCACGGGCACCACCTCCACCACGGGCACCACCATCCATCCCATGCCGGCGTGGCCAGTCCACCCATTCCCGGAGGGCCACCCTCAAGCCCGGGATCCAGAAAACTCTCTGCCCCTGGAAGCGCCGACAGCGTTGCACCAGCTGCACCGACTTCTGCTGTATCATCGGGAGGCTCACCTGCATCCGTAATGACTAATATCCGAGCTCCAAGTACTACTACCGGCAGTATAGGTATAAGTTCTGTTACTGGCGCTACTACGGTGAATAATGTTAACATCACTGCTGTGGGTACTTTTAATCCTAGCGTGACAAGCAGCATGCTTAGTAATGCCAGTATAAATGCGAGCAATATCCCTAGTGCTGCTAGTGCGAGTGTCGGGCCTGGAGTTAGCAGCGGTGTGAATGTGAATATCTTGAGTGGCATGGGCAAtggttctatttcttcctccGCTGTTGTTAACAGCGCCCCTAATGCAGCTGCAGGGATGACTGTGGGATCAGTTTCCAGTCAGCAGCAGCCACCGACAGTTAACACGTCGAGGTTCAGAGTTGTGAAGTTAGATTCTAGTTCTGAACCTTTTAAGAAAGGTAGATGGACTTGCACCGAGTTCTATGAGAAAGAAAACGCCGCACCTGCTGCAGAAGGTGTGGCGATGAATAAAGTGGTGGAAACtgtaaaacaaaacccagaagtgACTTCTGAGAGGGAGAGCACTAGTGGGAGTTCAGTGAGCAGTAGTGTCAGCACACTGAGTCACTACACAGAGAGTGTGGGAAGTGGAGAGATGGGAGCCCCTACTGTGGTggtgcagcagcagcagcagcagccaacTCTTCAAGGTATGGCTCTTCAACAGATGGATTTCAGTAGCTCTGGTCCTCAGAGTATTTCAGCAGTCAGTATACCACAGAGTATTTCTCAGTCACAGATCACACAAGTACAGTTGCAGTCGCAAGAACTGAGCTATCAAAAGCCAGGTCTTCAGCCTGTCCCTCTGCAAGCCACTCTCAGTACCGCGACGGGTATCCAGCCATCACCTGTGAATGTGGTTGGTGTAACTTCAGCTTTAGGTCAGCAGCCTTCCATTTCCAGTTTGGCTCAACCCCAACTGCCATATTCTCAGCCGGCTCCTCCAGTGCAAGCTCCCCTTCCAGGGGCACCACCCCAACAGTTACAGTATGGACAACAGCAACCGACTGTATCTGCACAGATGGTCCCAGGCCATGGTAAACCGGTGACTCAGAATCCTACTTCAGAGTATGTgcagcagcagccgccgccgccgatGCTCCAAACAGCGGTGTCCTCGGGACAGCCCAGTGCTGCGAGCGTGGGAGCAGGATCGACCGTGATTCCTACGGCCCAGCCACAGAGCATCCAGCTGCCAGTGCAGCCCACCGCAATCCAAGCACAACCTGCAGGGGCCTCTGGCCAGCCTGTTGGCCAGGCTCAGACGGCAGGATCTGTGGTACCTACTGGCGGTCAAATCGCAAATATTGGTCAACAGGCAAACATAGCTACTGCGGTGCAGCAGCCCTCTACCCAAGTCACACCTTCAGTTATTCAGCAAGGTGCTCCTCCGTCTTCACAGATAGTTTCACCTGCTCAAACCGCGATTATTCATCAGGGAGTTCAAACTAGTGCTTCGAGCCTTCCTCAACAATTGGTCCTTGCACCCCAAAGTACCTTGTTAACTGTGCCTCCCCAGCCGCAAGGAGTAGAATCAGTAGCTCAAGTTTCGCAGCAGTTGCCTGCAGTTAGTCCTTTGCCCTCTGCTAGTAGTATTTCTGTTACAAATCAGGTTAGTTCAGCTGGTCCTTCTGGAATGCCTTCTGCCCTAACAAACTTGGTTCCACCACAGAATATAGCACAAACCCCTGCCACTCAAAATGGTAATTTGGTTCAGAGTGTTAGTCAACCTCCCTTGATAGCAACTAATATAAATCTGCCTCTGGCACAACAGATCCCACTAAGTTCTACTCAGTTCTCTGCACAATCATTAGCTCAGGCAATTGGAAGCCAAATTGAAGATGCCAGGCGCCCAGCGGAACCCTCCTTAGTTGGCTTACCTCAGACTATCAGTGGTGACAGTGGGGGAATGTCAGCAGTTTCAGATGGGAGTAGCAGCAGCCTAGcagcctctgcttctcttttcccgTTGAAGGTGCTACCGCTGACGACACCCCTGGTGGATGGCGAGGATGAGAG